The Strongyloides ratti genome assembly S_ratti_ED321, scaffold srae_scaffold0000006 region ttattttgtttcattttcaaaatattgtttCTCAATAGCTATTCattcttttgataataatagtaataataattaataatagtaaCAATAATAATGGTAGTAATAGGCTGTGTCTCCGCCCTCCGCTTCTCACGGCCGTTTGAGCCGGAGGGGCTTTTGCTTTTCGCACGAGAGACTCTCTTCATTTTTCACAGCTGCGACCAGCCTCTTTTTCTTATCCAATTCCAGTTTTGTAGCGGTTATTTGAGGTATCTCGGTGGAACCTCGTAAACAACTTCAATTTCTTGAGGTTGTTTTAGTTTTTGCGCTGCTAATACTTCCAAATATGGAAGTAGCTagctaataataaaattacacaTAAAGAATAGGTAGATATTTATTGGAGGAGAGAAATACAAGTTTCAACATAAAAaccaaataaaataataaaaatttacatttatatactttCTTTGGTACTATTGGATTTTATGccctcttttttttaaattcatataacttaatgataataaaaaattttttgcatataaattaataaattggTAATTGATAACGATGGTAAAGGAGTTAAAaagaatgtttttttttttaactgataaaaacttaaattaactaattttttgcATAAATAACTAAAAGAGCAAGGGAAACAAGAGGTATTTGATATTAggttcattttttatatttttttatcattttttcaataaaatttactaattttttttatttttttagtaaattaataaaaataaatgtttcgCAACTTATTGAAACCATCCCAAATGAGGCAAAGGCTGTAGAATATCTTCAAAAGCATGGTTTAATTCCTGAAACAAAGGAATGTAAAAATGGCCATCAAATGAAGCTTTCTGTTGGCACAGTGATCAGATGGAGATGTTATCTTAAGGACTGCAGAAAACAGGTGGGAGTGCGGGTCGGAACATGGTTTCAAGGAACCAAAATGCCATTAAAAACGGCAATTAGATTCATATACCATTGGGCAAATGAGGAATCGTCCGGGGAAAGAATGAAAAGGGAATTGGATCTGGATCCAGGTACAACTGTAGACTGGAACAGTCTTCTCAGGGAAGTGTGCCTTTTTATGGAGAAAAAGGACGAAAACATGATAGGAGGAAAGGGATATACTGTGGAAGTGGATGAAACCCTGCTTGCCAGAAGGAAAAATCATGCCGGAAGAATGTTGGGGCAGCAGTGGTGTTTCGAAGGGGTTTGCAGGGAAACTAAGGAATGTTTCGTGGAGCCTGTAGCAGATAGGACTTCAGAAACTTTAATGGAGGTACTGAAGAGAAGGGTTCACCCAGAAACCCTTATTATCTCAGATATGTGGAGGGGATACTCCCAAGTAGGTGCTTCTGGGTATGAGCATTTGAAAGTGAaccataaatataattttgtggATCCACTGACAAATGCTCATACCCAGAACATTGAAAGGGTATGGAGATCCGTAAAAGAAAGGTCCAAGAAACATAATGGAACCCATAG contains the following coding sequences:
- a CDS encoding Transposase, ISXO2-like domain-containing protein — translated: MLSFLSSMMDYNNSNQDYDLILLYKYDSINSISVYFAVSPGKCVTSAVLNLLDKLIKINVSQLIETIPNEAKAVEYLQKHGLIPETKECKNGHQMKLSVGTVIRWRCYLKDCRKQVGVRVGTWFQGTKMPLKTAIRFIYHWANEESSGERMKRELDLDPGTTVDWNSLLREVCLFMEKKDENMIGGKGYTVEVDETLLARRKNHAGRMLGQQWCFEGVCRETKECFVEPVADRTSETLMEVLKRRVHPETLIISDMWRGYSQVGASGYEHLKVNHKYNFVDPLTNAHTQNIERVWRSVKERSKKHNGTHRSMLDGYMHEFSWRRKNKNNEFQSILRDIIIFNNFLNEE